The genomic interval TAAAAATTTAGCCAAAGATGGAATTTTATTTTTTGAAATAAACGAATATTTAGGTGCTGAAATGCTCTATCTTTTAAAAGAAATAGGATTCAACAATCTTGTGTTGAAAAAAGATATCTTTGGGAAAGAACGTATGATCAAAGCGAAGCGCTAGACAAAAATTAAAACCTATATAACTATGACTATACATTCAATTTGTGTTTACTGTGGGAGTAGTCCCGGGAATGATCCAGGTATTATTGAACAAGCAAGGTTACTAGGGCAAACACTGGCAAATGAAAAAATAACCTTAGTTTATGGCGCGGCTAAAATTGGTGTAATGGGAGCCGTGGCAGATGGAGCTTTAAGCAATGACGGTAGAGTGGTGGGAGTGATTCCAGAATTTTTAAAAATTAAAGAAGTAGTACATAATGGTTTATCTGAGCTTATAGTAAATGAAACTATGCACGAGCGTAAAATGAAGTTGCAAGAGCTTTCTGATGGTTTTATAACGCTACCTGGAGGATTTGGCACTATGGAAGAGCTCTTTGAAGTACTTACCTGGAGCCAGCTAGCTTTACATCAAAAACCAGTAGGTATGCTCAATGTAAATGGTTTTTATGATGATTTACTTTCTGCACTTAAAAATATGGTAGATAAAGGATTTCTGAAACAAGAAAATCTTGATATACTATTGGTAGACACAACTATCGAAGGGCTATTGCATAAAATGAAAAATTTCAAACCAATGGCGATGCCAAAATGGTTAAAAGCATCACTTGTAGAAAAAAAGTAGTTTATCATTTAGATTTTTATATGACTATTCAAGATCAAATACTCACCCTCCGTAGGGAGCTAAGAAAGCATAACGAAAATTATTATTTGCTAGATGCCCCTACCATATCAGATTTTGAATTTGATAAAAAGCTGGAACAACTAAAGCAATTAGAAAAAAAATACCCAGAATACAATGATATTAACTCTCCAACACATCAAGTAGGAGGCGCTATTACTAAAAACTTTAAAACCATTGTACATACACGACGTATGTATACTTTGGAAAATACATACTTAAAAAATGAACTGCAAGATTGGGTAGGTCAGATAAGCTCAACTCTCTCAGATAAGGTTAGCTTTTGTTGCGAGCCTAAATATGATGGTATCTCAATAAGTTTAACCTATAAACATGGCAATCTGTGGAGAGCAATAACCAGAGGCGACGGTTTACAAGGTGATGATGTAACAGCACACATAAGTAATATTAAAACAATTCCTTTAAAATTAATAGGTAATTACCCTCAAAAATTTGATATAAGGGGAGAAATTGTAATGCCTAAAGTTGATTTTGAAATTTTAAATAAGAAAAGAAAAGATAGAGGTGAAAGTGAATATAACTCGTCTCAAAGTGCGGCAAGCGCCTCCTTAAAGTTTGAGAATATTCATGAAATGTCTTGTAAAAATTTAATTTTTTTACCTTATTCAATTGTCGGCAAGGACTTAACAATAAACACCCATTCAGAAAGTATCTATATGGCAAAAACTTGGGGATTTAAGGTGTCTAATTTAATTAGTGAGGTCTCAAGCTTTGATGCAATTGTAAATTGTATCAATGACACATCAATTGAGCGTCAAAAACTGCCCTATGATATAGATGGAATTGTAATTAAGGTGAATCATTTAACACATCAGAAA from Dokdonia sp. Hel_I_53 carries:
- a CDS encoding TIGR00730 family Rossman fold protein translates to MTIHSICVYCGSSPGNDPGIIEQARLLGQTLANEKITLVYGAAKIGVMGAVADGALSNDGRVVGVIPEFLKIKEVVHNGLSELIVNETMHERKMKLQELSDGFITLPGGFGTMEELFEVLTWSQLALHQKPVGMLNVNGFYDDLLSALKNMVDKGFLKQENLDILLVDTTIEGLLHKMKNFKPMAMPKWLKASLVEKK
- a CDS encoding DNA ligase LigA-related protein, which encodes MTIQDQILTLRRELRKHNENYYLLDAPTISDFEFDKKLEQLKQLEKKYPEYNDINSPTHQVGGAITKNFKTIVHTRRMYTLENTYLKNELQDWVGQISSTLSDKVSFCCEPKYDGISISLTYKHGNLWRAITRGDGLQGDDVTAHISNIKTIPLKLIGNYPQKFDIRGEIVMPKVDFEILNKKRKDRGESEYNSSQSAASASLKFENIHEMSCKNLIFLPYSIVGKDLTINTHSESIYMAKTWGFKVSNLISEVSSFDAIVNCINDTSIERQKLPYDIDGIVIKVNHLTHQKELGFTENAPKWAVAFKFESSDFSLKENEWSFKNWLNGVWGA